The proteins below come from a single Cervus canadensis isolate Bull #8, Minnesota chromosome 2, ASM1932006v1, whole genome shotgun sequence genomic window:
- the FCRL6 gene encoding Fc receptor-like protein 6 isoform X2, translating into MLLWTVALLFVPCVGKTVWLSLQAQPYLVFEGDILILRCRGRKNAELSQVTFYRDGKFLYFSKNNWPLFLGTATANSSGHYNCTGRVKYPRNMDSWDSGTATVQVQVRFPPPVLTALPSHELCEGKPVTLRCQTKPHSQTPARRLLFSFHKDGRTLQNRSPRPELRIPAAKEGDSGLYWCKASPQGGGVQKRSPQLELRVWTPVSRPLLTLRPTSLVVGDEVELLCEAQRGSPPILYSFHLNGDILRNHVAPHGGPASCLFRVMSQQDAGNYSCEAGNRVSRETNPQVLSDPTSRNWLVPGLLASLLAMMVIAAALLGYFRPWRKNGPLPPRNSPSAPVEEQHPLYVNSKDLHPDQRLSTKAEKGLSRGVGRKTAYAPESRESVIWRRKQEASGESLRSKVYRQNETSEGVIYSEIYKITREHEARPAQPAQQDKDVSVIYAEVRCPQCSEGPGKGPNRRSRTH; encoded by the exons ttccctgtgttgggaaaactg TCTGGCTGAGCCTCCAAGCCCAGCCATACCTCGTGTTTGAGGGGGATATACTGATTCTGCGATGCCGGGGAAGGAAGAACGCAGAGCTGTCCCAGGTGACATTCTACAGAGATGGAAAATTCCTCTATTTCTCTAAGAACAACTGGCCTCTCTTCCTGGGGACAGCAACAGCTAACAGCAGTGGCCACTACAACTGCACTGGGCGGGTGAAATATCCCCGAAACATGGACTCATGGGATTCAGGGACTGCCACGGTTCAAGTCCAAG TGCGGTTCCCGCCTCCCGTGCTGACGGCCCTCCCCTCTCACGAGCTCTGTGAGGGGAAACCTGTGACCCTGAGATGCCAGACGAAGCCGCACAGTCAGACGCCGGCCCGGCGGCTGCTCTTTTCCTTCCACAAGGACGGCCGCACCCTGCAGAACAGGAGCCCCCGCCCGGAACTCCGCATCCCAGCAGCCAAGGAGGGAGACTCTGGACTTTACTGGTGCAAGGCGTCCCCTCAGGGTGGTGGGGTCCAGAAACGGAGCCCTCAGCTGGAGCTCAGGGTGTGGA CTCCCGTGTCCCGTCCTCTGCTCACCCTGAGACCCACCAGCCTAGTTGTGGGGGACGAGGTGGAACTCCTCTGTGAGGCCCAGAGGGGCTCCCCTCCGATCCTGTACTCATTCCACCTCAATGGGGACATCCTGCGGAACCACGTGGCTCCCCACGGGGGACCCGCCTCCTGCCTCTTCCGGGTGATGTCACAGCAGGATGCTGGGAACTACTCCTGTGAGGCCGGGAACCGTGTTTCCAGAGAGACAA ATCCTCAGGTCTTATCTGACCCCACCAGTAGGAACTGGCTGGTTCCTGGGCTGCTTGCAAGCCTGCTTGCCATGATGGTCATTGCTGCTGCACTTCTGGGGTATTTCAGACCCTGGAGGAAAAACG GGCCCCTTCCACCCCGGAATTCACCCTCAGCCCCAGTTGAAGAGCAGCACCCGCTGTATGTCAACAGTAAGGACTTGCATCCGGACCAGCGTCTGTCCACAAAGGCAGAGAAGGGCCTCTCCAGGGGAGTCGGGAGAAAGACGGCTTATGCGCCTGAGTCTCGGGAATCAGTCATTTGGAGAAGAAAGCAGGAGGCTTCCGGGGAGAGCTTGAGGAGCAAGG TGTATCGCCAGAATGAAACCAGTGAAGGAGTTATCTACTCTGAGATTTATAAAATCACAAGGGAGCATGAAG CCAGGCCTGCCCAGCCAGCCCAGCAGGACAAG GACGTTTCCGTCATCTATGCTGAGGTGAGATGCCCGCAGTGCAGCGAGGGTCCAGGCAAGGGGCCAAATAGAAGAAGCAGGACCCACTGA
- the FCRL6 gene encoding Fc receptor-like protein 6 isoform X1: MLLWTVALLFVPCVGKTVWLSLQAQPYLVFEGDILILRCRGRKNAELSQVTFYRDGKFLYFSKNNWPLFLGTATANSSGHYNCTGRVKYPRNMDSWDSGTATVQVQVRFPPPVLTALPSHELCEGKPVTLRCQTKPHSQTPARRLLFSFHKDGRTLQNRSPRPELRIPAAKEGDSGLYWCKASPQGGGVQKRSPQLELRVWTPVSRPLLTLRPTSLVVGDEVELLCEAQRGSPPILYSFHLNGDILRNHVAPHGGPASCLFRVMSQQDAGNYSCEAGNRVSRETSEPETLSVDDPQVLSDPTSRNWLVPGLLASLLAMMVIAAALLGYFRPWRKNGPLPPRNSPSAPVEEQHPLYVNSKDLHPDQRLSTKAEKGLSRGVGRKTAYAPESRESVIWRRKQEASGESLRSKVYRQNETSEGVIYSEIYKITREHEARPAQPAQQDKDVSVIYAEVRCPQCSEGPGKGPNRRSRTH, from the exons ttccctgtgttgggaaaactg TCTGGCTGAGCCTCCAAGCCCAGCCATACCTCGTGTTTGAGGGGGATATACTGATTCTGCGATGCCGGGGAAGGAAGAACGCAGAGCTGTCCCAGGTGACATTCTACAGAGATGGAAAATTCCTCTATTTCTCTAAGAACAACTGGCCTCTCTTCCTGGGGACAGCAACAGCTAACAGCAGTGGCCACTACAACTGCACTGGGCGGGTGAAATATCCCCGAAACATGGACTCATGGGATTCAGGGACTGCCACGGTTCAAGTCCAAG TGCGGTTCCCGCCTCCCGTGCTGACGGCCCTCCCCTCTCACGAGCTCTGTGAGGGGAAACCTGTGACCCTGAGATGCCAGACGAAGCCGCACAGTCAGACGCCGGCCCGGCGGCTGCTCTTTTCCTTCCACAAGGACGGCCGCACCCTGCAGAACAGGAGCCCCCGCCCGGAACTCCGCATCCCAGCAGCCAAGGAGGGAGACTCTGGACTTTACTGGTGCAAGGCGTCCCCTCAGGGTGGTGGGGTCCAGAAACGGAGCCCTCAGCTGGAGCTCAGGGTGTGGA CTCCCGTGTCCCGTCCTCTGCTCACCCTGAGACCCACCAGCCTAGTTGTGGGGGACGAGGTGGAACTCCTCTGTGAGGCCCAGAGGGGCTCCCCTCCGATCCTGTACTCATTCCACCTCAATGGGGACATCCTGCGGAACCACGTGGCTCCCCACGGGGGACCCGCCTCCTGCCTCTTCCGGGTGATGTCACAGCAGGATGCTGGGAACTACTCCTGTGAGGCCGGGAACCGTGTTTCCAGAGAGACAAGTGAGCCCGAGACACTCTCTGTGGATG ATCCTCAGGTCTTATCTGACCCCACCAGTAGGAACTGGCTGGTTCCTGGGCTGCTTGCAAGCCTGCTTGCCATGATGGTCATTGCTGCTGCACTTCTGGGGTATTTCAGACCCTGGAGGAAAAACG GGCCCCTTCCACCCCGGAATTCACCCTCAGCCCCAGTTGAAGAGCAGCACCCGCTGTATGTCAACAGTAAGGACTTGCATCCGGACCAGCGTCTGTCCACAAAGGCAGAGAAGGGCCTCTCCAGGGGAGTCGGGAGAAAGACGGCTTATGCGCCTGAGTCTCGGGAATCAGTCATTTGGAGAAGAAAGCAGGAGGCTTCCGGGGAGAGCTTGAGGAGCAAGG TGTATCGCCAGAATGAAACCAGTGAAGGAGTTATCTACTCTGAGATTTATAAAATCACAAGGGAGCATGAAG CCAGGCCTGCCCAGCCAGCCCAGCAGGACAAG GACGTTTCCGTCATCTATGCTGAGGTGAGATGCCCGCAGTGCAGCGAGGGTCCAGGCAAGGGGCCAAATAGAAGAAGCAGGACCCACTGA